The nucleotide window CCTCGTCGGAGACGATGAGCCCGCGCTCCAGGCGCACCGTGCGCTTCTGGTAGCGCGACAGGAGCGTGGCGTCGTGCGTGGCCACCATCACCGTGGTGCCCCGGATGTTGATGTCCGTGAGCAGGTCCATGATTTCAACGGTGAGCGCCGGGTCCAGGTTGCCCGTGGGCTCGTCCGCCAGGAGGATGGTGGGGTCGTTCACCAGCGCGCGCGCAATCACCACGCGCTGCTGCTCTCCACCCGACAGCCGCAGGGGCAGCGAGTTCGCCTTGTGCTCCAGCCCCACCAGCTTGAGCATCCGGTGCACCTTCTCGCGCGCCTCCGAGCGGGGCACGCCCAGCACGTCCAGCGTGAAGCCCACGTTGTCCGCGACGCTGCGGTGGGGCAGCAGCTTGAAGTCCTGGAACACCACGCCGATGTTGCGCCGCAGGTACGGCACCGCCGACTCGCGGATGCGCGCGATGTTCTTCCCGCCCACCAGGATTTGACCCTTGGTGGCCTTCTCCCCGCAGAAGATGAGCTTGAGCAGCGTCGTCTTCCCGGCGCCGGACGGGCCGGTGAGGAAGACGAACTCGCCCTTCTCCACGTTCAGGTTGATGTCCTGCAACACCGGCGGATCGCCGGGATACGCCTTGTAGACGTGGAAGAACTGGATCATGTCCGGAGAAGCGCGAGGCCCTCCGGGCAGCGTACCACGCCCCCGGAGCCCGCCCAGGAACGGGCCGGGCGTCGCCGGAGGGCAGCACCGCGCGAGCGGCCTTAGGAGGGCTCGCCCTCGCTCGCCAGGTAGCTGAGGATGACCTCGTCCAGGCTCTTCTCGGAGATGAGGTCCTCGCCGAAGAGCGTCTCCACGCCTACCTCGTTGATCCGCGGCTTCTCCTTGAGGGCGCGCGCGGCGGCCACTTCCGGAGGCAGATGTGAGGCGGGGGCCACGACGGGAGGAGGCGGCGGCGTGGGGGGGCGCGGCTGCGCGGGCGCTTGCGGCGGCAGCTTCGGCTGCGCGGCCATCTCCGCATCCGTCGCGAGCTGGCCGGGCTGATACGAACGGACCGTGGACTCGTAGTTGTCGTACACGCCGTTGATGAGGTTGCGCAGCATCTCCTTGTGCTGCTCCTCCATCAACTCGCGCACAACCTCCGCCAGGTTCTCCGCGTTGAGGATGTCCGCGTAGGACGTCTTCTTGGACGCGAGGATGTTCCCGCCCACGAACAGGTGGGTGATGATGTGGGGGTTGTTGACGCCCGAGTCCTCGGTCTGGACGTGGTAGACCTTCCCCTTGTGCTTGATGTTGTGATTGAAGCCAGTGACGGCTTTTTCGAAGGTTTTCGCCATTGCCGAGGTCGGGCACCGTAGCAGCGGGGTCCAGGCTTCACAAGGTAAGCGTCACGCGCTCCGCACCTCTTTTTTGTGCGTGCCTGCCCGCTTCCCGCCGGTGTGCGTCCGCCACCTTCTGTCACCCTCCGTGTACGGATCCACACGTGGACACCAGCCTGGCGGGCACGGGCGGCTCTGTTGAAAAGCTGAAACGCCCTGGGGTACGTAAACCCCTCTGACGATCGCGCCGTCAGTCCCTCCCTCCCTGCCGCGGCCGGAACACCACCGATGAAAAAGCCGGACACCATCGCGGAAAAGGTCCGCCTGCAGGATGCCCAGGCGCTCGCGCAGGGCTACTCGCCCGCCATCCGCGCCATGGAGATTGCCTCCATCATCGCGTTCGTGGGCCTGGAGAGCGTGCTCGTCTACAAGCTCTGGAGCACCCACCACACCGGCCCGTGGATGCTGATCCTGGCGGTGGTGCTGGGCTACCTGGCCGCGGACTTCGTGTCCGGCTTCGTCCACTGGATGGGCGACACGTGGGGCTCCACGGAGATGCCCGTCCTGGGCAAGGCGTTCATCCGCCCCTTCCGCGAGCACCACGTGGACGAGAAGGCCATCACCCGCCACGACTTCGTGGAGACCAACGGCAACAACTGCCTCGTGTCGCTGCCGGTGGCGGCGCTCGCGGTCGCCGTGCCGCTCGCTGGCCCGGGCTGGGTGTTCCTGGCCGCGTTCCTGGGCGCGATGATCTTCTGGGTGATGGCGACCAACCAGTTCCACAAGTGGTCGCACCTGGATGAGCCGCCCGCGATCATCAACTTCCTGCAGCGCGTGCACCTCATCCTGCCGCCGGACCACCACCGCATCCACCACACCGCGCCCTTCAACCAGTACTACTGCATCACCGTGGGCTGGATGAACCGGCCGCTGAAGATGATCCACTTCTTCCCGCTGATGGAGCGGCTCATCACCTGGGTCACCGGTCAGCTGCCGCGCCAGGACGACATCGGCACGGAGGCCGCCCAGGCGCTCGTCGCCGTGGACGGCGCCCAGGAGGTGCCGGTCATCCAGGCGGCCAAGGAGCTGCTCAAGTCCTCCGCCGAGGAGCCCACGGCGAGCGTCTCCACGCCCCCCGTGCGCTGAGAAGCAGGGCCCAGGCGGCAAGGCCGCCTAGAAGCGCAGGTCCACCTGCTCCGCGGAAGGAATGGGGCGCCCCAGGAAGCGGGCCCCCACCTCCACGAAGCGCTCCGGCACGTCAGTGACGAAGAAGGCGTGCTCCGGCGCGCCCACGGACGCTGGCGCCAGCAGCCCCTTCTCCTCCAGCAGTTGGGCCACCGCCTCCGCCGTGGCCTCCGCCGAGTCCACCAGCGACACGTGCGGCCCCACGACCTCGGCGATGACGCCCTTGAGCAGCGGGTAGTGGGTGCAGCCCAGCACCAGCGTGTCCACCCCGTCGCGCGCGAAGCCGGCCAGGTACTCGCGGGCCACGAGCAGCGGCACGTCGCCGTTCGTCCACCCCTCTTCCGCCAGGGGAACGAAGAGCGGGCACGCCGTCGCCTTCACCGCGATCTTCGGGTTGCCCGCCTCCAGCGCCCGCTGGTACGCGCCGGAACGGATGGTGCCCGGCGTCCCGATGACGCCCACCCCGCCGCCCCGGGTGCGCTGGAGCGCCGTGCGGGCCCCGGGCTCAATCACGCCCAGCACCGGCACGGGCAGCGCGGCCTGGAGGGCGGGCAGCGCCGCGGCGGAGGCCGTGTTGCACGCCACCACCAGCAGCTTGATGCCGCGCTCCAGCAGGAACTCCGCGTTCTTCAGCGAGTAGCGCGTCACCACCTCGCCGGACTTGGTGCCGTAGGGCACCCGCGCGGTGTCTCCCAGGTAGAGCGTGCGCTCGTGGGGGAGCCGCGCCATGAGCGCCTTGAGGACCGTGAGCCCTCCGATGCCGGAGTCGAACACGCCGATGGGACCGTGGCTGTCTTGCCGCATGGGGTGAGTCCCTATCACGTTTGATGCCAACGCCCCCCGCACCGCCCGCGTGTCCCCCAGAACGCACGAAGGGCCGGAAGCCTGGAAGGCCTCCGACCCTTTCATGCCGCCCGGCCCGGGTGGGCCTTAGCGACTACTGCACGCGGTCGAGCGGAGCGATGGCGGCCTCCGCCGCGCTCGGGAAGTCGTGGGCGTAGACACGCAGGCTCAGCATGTCCGCTCCCCGGGGCGAGATGTAGCGCCGGCCGTTCGTGCCGTTCGCCTGCAGCGACACGAAGTACTCACCGGGGCGCAGGAACTCGAAGACGGCCGGGGACTCGTTGCAGGCGAACCACTGCCCCGCTTCGCCGTAGACCCACTCGTTGGTGTGGATGTCCTGGAAGTTGATGCCCACCTCGCTCACGCCGGCCTGGTTGCAGTTGAGCCGCGTGGCGCCTTCATAGAGCTGCCAGCCCACCGCGGCGCCGCCAATGGCCCAGGTGTTCGCCGTGATGGAGGCCGGGATGCCCGCCTGCGACGTGAAGCCACCGCCGTAGTAGTAGAGGGGCCGCTCGTACGCGTCGACGCCCACGATCTCCAGGTAGTGCTGCCCGGGAGCAATCTCCGGCGTCTCCACCGAACGGCCCTGGCTGCCCTGGTTGCAGTTGAAGCGCGCCCACGCGCCGTCATCCACCCGGGCGTCCACGTAGGCGACGCCCGCCTGCTGACAGGAGGGGTAGTACGAGCCCGCCTCTGTGGGGAACAGCCAGTTCACATAGGCGTAGGACGTGGCGCCCGTGCGGCCCGTGTTGAAGTTGATGGGCACCGCCGTGTTGCCGTCCACGGAGAACGTGCCGCGGTACGAGTAGACCGCCACGCCGTCATAGTCGACCGCCTCCGCCGTGAACGAGTAAGTGCCGGGCGCGAAGTCGTGCAGGATGATGCCGTCGAAGCCGTTCGCCGAGCAGGGATACTTGCCGTCACCCTCGAGGATCTCGCCGTCGATGTAGATGTCCACGCCATCGATGTTCCGCATCTGGCCGCAGGTGGCGCCATCGAAGCTCCACGACATCCGGACGTCGCCGGGGTAGCGGTTGTCTTCGATGATGCAGCCAGAGAGTCCTGAGGAGAGGCAGAGGAATGCGGCGAGCGTTCTCGCGTTCATGGTGGGCATCCGTGGTTCGGTTTCGGGAAGTTGAGGTCGTCGGCCCGTAACAACCCTCCAGACGACCAGCCCCGGGAATTATTCAGTGCCGTCCAAAGCAACCGGGCGTTGAGAGCGGGTTTGACCCACCCGAGGACGGAATGTTACGCGCTGGACCCCATGATACCCCACCTGCCACTGGCCTTTGGCGCCATGAACTACGTGGAGATCATCCGCGACGCGTCGTTCATCGAACTCGCGGTGCTTCTCCTCCTGATGGGCGTCTCGGTCGCCTCCTGGGCCCTCATCGCCATGAAGGCCACCCAGCTGTCGCGTGCCCGCGCTCAGTCGCTTACCTTTCTTGACACGTTCTGGAAGGCGTCCCGGCTGGAGGCCATCTACCAGTCCGCCCAGAAGCTGGAGGGCTCGCCGCTGTCGAAGGTGTTCTGCGCGGGCTACGAGGAGCTGAGCAAGCTGGCTCAGACGGGCAACAAGGAGGGTGGCGGCACCGAGGACGCGATGAGCGCCAAGCTGGGCGGCATTGAAAACGTGGAGCGCGCGCTCAACCGCGCGGCCACGGCGCAGATCACGGAGCTGGAGAACCGCGTGTCCTTCCTGGGCACGGTGGGCGCAGCGTCTCCGTTCGTGGGGCTGTTCGGCACGGTGATTGGCATCCTGGGCGCGTTCAACAACATCGCGGAGCAGGGCAACGCGACGCTGGCCACGGTGGCGGCGCCAGTGGGCAACGCGCTGTTCGCCACGGCGGCGGGGCTGTTCGCGGCCATCCCGGCGGTGGTCGCGTACAACTCATTCGTCAGCCGCATCAAGGTGTTCGACACGGAGATGTCCAACTTCTCCGCGGACTTCCTCAACATCATCAAGCGGCACTTCTTCCGCTAGGGGACCCGTCACATGGGCATGGGCGGAGGCAAGGGCGGTGGTGGCCGCACCACGATGAGCGAGATCAACGTCACGCCCATGGTGGACGTGATGCTGGTGCTGCTCATCATCTTCATGGTGACGGCGCCCCTCATCCAGCAGGGCGTGAAGGTGAACCTCCCGGAGACCAAGGCGGCCCCGGTGGAGGCGACGGAGAAGAAGGTCGTCCTCTCCATCGACGCGGGGCGCAAGGTCTACATCGGGGATGCGGAAGTTCCGCTGGAGGAGCTGGAGACGAAGCTCGCCGCCAACGCCAAGGCGCAGGCGGACAAGGAAGTGTATCTCCACGCGGACCGCGACGTGCCGTACGGCGTGGTGGTGGAGGTGATGGCCGCGGCCCAGCGCGCGGGCATCGCCAACGTGGGGATGATCACGGAACCGGCCACGGGCTCCAAGGCGTCCAACTCCGGCAAGGCCGCCCCCGCCCCGTCCGGCGCCAAGGGCAAGCCCAAGGAGGCGAAGCGCTAGCCCATGAGTTCCGCGGTGACCCACAGCCTGCTGGTTTCACGGCCCACGCGGCTGTCTCGCTTCCTCGTCGTCTCCGTGGTCGGGCACGTGGCGGTGGTCGCCGCGGCGCTGCTCTACGCGAGCTTCTCGTCCGCGCCGAAGGTGAACCTGGACCAGAAGCCCATCAACGCGTCGCTGGTGCGGCTGGGCAAGCCGCGCGACCCCAAGCTCCTGCCGCGCAAGGAAGTGGCGCAGCCGCCGCCCAAGGAGGTCGTCGCGAAGCCCACGCCCACGCCGCCCGCGGAAACGCCCGCGCCCTCCCCCGCCGCCGTGGCGGTGCCCGGCGTGAAGCCCGCCCCGGCCCCCGCGCCCCAGAAGGGGGAAGCGACCGCGGAGGACCGGCGCAAGAAGCTCTTCGGCGCGTTCGACAAGTCCGCGAAGCCCACGGAGCCGGAGGAGCTGGAAGGCGCCGAGGACGGCGACCCGGACGGTGACTCCGCGGTGGCGGAGGGCGAGCGGTACTACGGCCTTTTGAAGTCCCAGGTGCGCCGTCACTACAACGTGGCGGACACCATCCCCGACGCGGAGCGCCTGTACCTGAAGGCGCAGGTGGCCATGAAGCTGGGCCGCGCGGGCGAAGTGCTGGACGTGAGCCTGGCCAAGGCCAGCGGCAACGAGCTGTTCGACGCGGCGGTGGTGGCCGCCGTGCGCAAGGCATCACCCTTCTCTCCTCCCCCCGATGCGCTTCGCGACGCGCTCCAGAAGAACGGCGTCGTCCTGGTGTTCAGCCCATGAAAGCCCTCCTGCTGTCGCTCCTCCTGGTCCCCGCGCTGGTGCTGGCGCAGGCGCCCGTCATCGAAATCTCCGGCGCGAACTTCCGCCCGCTGCCGCTCGCGGCCCCCGCGCCCGTGGTGCAGGAGGGCGCGGACAAGAAGGCCGCGCAGTCCTTCGACACCGCCTTCACGTACGACCTCACCGCCTCTGGCATCTTCCAGGTGCTGGACCGCGCGGGCTTCACCGCGGACGCCAAGGAAGGCATGACGGCGGGCAGCATCAACTTCAGCCGCTGGGCGGACGTGGGCGCGGAGTCGCTGGTGAAGGTGTCGCTGGCGCAGGACGGCGGCGCGCTGCGCGGCGAGCTGCGCCTGTTCAGCGTGGCCACGGGCAAGGAGGAGCTGAAGGTGTCCAAGGACGCGCCCGCCGGTGAGCCCCGGCAGCTGGCGCACACGCTGGCGGACGCGCTCTACCGGCACTTCACCCGCGAGGCGAGCCCCTTCCTGTCGCGCATCACCTACGTGCGCAAGGCGGCCGCCAACCGCGACGTGTACGTGGCGGACTGGGACGGCATGAACGCGCAGGCGCTCACCAAGGGCGGCACGCACATCCTCCCCACGCTCAGCCCGTCCGGCCAGGTGGCCTACACGTCCTACCGGAAGAACCGGCCGGACATCTACGTGCAGTCCCCCGGCGGCGAGGCGAAGCCGCTGGTGACCGACGGCCAGATGGCCACGGGCATCGCGTACTCGCCGGACGGCAAGCGCATCGCCTACGCGCTGGCGGAGGGTGAGAGCGCGCAAATCTACGTCGCCGCGGCGGACGGCTCCGGCGCCAAGGCCATCACGGACACGCCCTACGGCCTCAACACCAGCCCCACCTGGTCGCCGGACGGCAAGCGCATCGCGTTCGTGTCCAACCGGGGCGGCAGCCCGCAGGTGTACGTGATGGGCGCGGACGGCTCCGGCGTGAAGCGGCTCACCTTCCAGGGCAACTACAACCAGACGCCGGACTGGTCGCCGCGCGGGGACCTCATCGCCTTCACCGCTCGCGACGAGCGCAACGCGTTCGACCTCTTCACCGTCAACGTGGACACGGGCAAGGTGACGCGCCTCACGCAGGACCAGGGCAACAACGAGGAGCCCACCTTCTCCCCCAACGGCCGGCTGATCATCTTCAGCACCAACCGCAACGGCGGCGCGCACCTGTGGGTGATGACCTCCGAAGGCAACAACCAGGTGCCGCTGCCCATGGAGAAGGGCAACTGGCTGACCCCGGACTGGGGCACCGCTCCGGCGGCGAAGTAGTCCGTCACGGCGGGTGACGTTGACAGGGGGGACGCGCCGGGGTGCATTGCGCACCCCATGAGCGCTCCCCTCCCCGCCCACAAGACCCACTGGGGGTTGGACCCCCAGGTCGTCTTCCTCAACCACGGCTCGTTCGGCGCCTGCCCCAAGCCGGTGCTCCAGCACCAGTCGGAGCTGCGGGCCCGGCTGGAAGCGGAGCCCGTGCGCTTCCTCGCCCGCGAGGCGGAGCCGCTGCTGGACGAAGCGCGCGCGGTGCTCGCGGCCTTCGTGGGCGCCAGCGCGGATGACCTGGCGTTCGTACCCAACGCCACCACGGGCGTGAACACCGTGCTGCGCAACCTGCGCTTCCAGCCCGGCGACGAGCTGCTCACCACCGACAACGA belongs to Corallococcus exiguus and includes:
- the ftsE gene encoding cell division ATP-binding protein FtsE, producing the protein MIQFFHVYKAYPGDPPVLQDINLNVEKGEFVFLTGPSGAGKTTLLKLIFCGEKATKGQILVGGKNIARIRESAVPYLRRNIGVVFQDFKLLPHRSVADNVGFTLDVLGVPRSEAREKVHRMLKLVGLEHKANSLPLRLSGGEQQRVVIARALVNDPTILLADEPTGNLDPALTVEIMDLLTDINIRGTTVMVATHDATLLSRYQKRTVRLERGLIVSDEDGVKAARRMLV
- the carF gene encoding plasmanylethanolamine desaturase, with the protein product MKKPDTIAEKVRLQDAQALAQGYSPAIRAMEIASIIAFVGLESVLVYKLWSTHHTGPWMLILAVVLGYLAADFVSGFVHWMGDTWGSTEMPVLGKAFIRPFREHHVDEKAITRHDFVETNGNNCLVSLPVAALAVAVPLAGPGWVFLAAFLGAMIFWVMATNQFHKWSHLDEPPAIINFLQRVHLILPPDHHRIHHTAPFNQYYCITVGWMNRPLKMIHFFPLMERLITWVTGQLPRQDDIGTEAAQALVAVDGAQEVPVIQAAKELLKSSAEEPTASVSTPPVR
- the murI gene encoding glutamate racemase — translated: MRQDSHGPIGVFDSGIGGLTVLKALMARLPHERTLYLGDTARVPYGTKSGEVVTRYSLKNAEFLLERGIKLLVVACNTASAAALPALQAALPVPVLGVIEPGARTALQRTRGGGVGVIGTPGTIRSGAYQRALEAGNPKIAVKATACPLFVPLAEEGWTNGDVPLLVAREYLAGFARDGVDTLVLGCTHYPLLKGVIAEVVGPHVSLVDSAEATAEAVAQLLEEKGLLAPASVGAPEHAFFVTDVPERFVEVGARFLGRPIPSAEQVDLRF
- a CDS encoding Ig-like domain-containing protein — protein: MNARTLAAFLCLSSGLSGCIIEDNRYPGDVRMSWSFDGATCGQMRNIDGVDIYIDGEILEGDGKYPCSANGFDGIILHDFAPGTYSFTAEAVDYDGVAVYSYRGTFSVDGNTAVPINFNTGRTGATSYAYVNWLFPTEAGSYYPSCQQAGVAYVDARVDDGAWARFNCNQGSQGRSVETPEIAPGQHYLEIVGVDAYERPLYYYGGGFTSQAGIPASITANTWAIGGAAVGWQLYEGATRLNCNQAGVSEVGINFQDIHTNEWVYGEAGQWFACNESPAVFEFLRPGEYFVSLQANGTNGRRYISPRGADMLSLRVYAHDFPSAAEAAIAPLDRVQ
- a CDS encoding MotA/TolQ/ExbB proton channel family protein, encoding MIPHLPLAFGAMNYVEIIRDASFIELAVLLLLMGVSVASWALIAMKATQLSRARAQSLTFLDTFWKASRLEAIYQSAQKLEGSPLSKVFCAGYEELSKLAQTGNKEGGGTEDAMSAKLGGIENVERALNRAATAQITELENRVSFLGTVGAASPFVGLFGTVIGILGAFNNIAEQGNATLATVAAPVGNALFATAAGLFAAIPAVVAYNSFVSRIKVFDTEMSNFSADFLNIIKRHFFR
- the tolR gene encoding protein TolR, which gives rise to MGMGGGKGGGGRTTMSEINVTPMVDVMLVLLIIFMVTAPLIQQGVKVNLPETKAAPVEATEKKVVLSIDAGRKVYIGDAEVPLEELETKLAANAKAQADKEVYLHADRDVPYGVVVEVMAAAQRAGIANVGMITEPATGSKASNSGKAAPAPSGAKGKPKEAKR
- a CDS encoding cell envelope integrity protein TolA, which encodes MSSAVTHSLLVSRPTRLSRFLVVSVVGHVAVVAAALLYASFSSAPKVNLDQKPINASLVRLGKPRDPKLLPRKEVAQPPPKEVVAKPTPTPPAETPAPSPAAVAVPGVKPAPAPAPQKGEATAEDRRKKLFGAFDKSAKPTEPEELEGAEDGDPDGDSAVAEGERYYGLLKSQVRRHYNVADTIPDAERLYLKAQVAMKLGRAGEVLDVSLAKASGNELFDAAVVAAVRKASPFSPPPDALRDALQKNGVVLVFSP
- a CDS encoding PD40 domain-containing protein, yielding MKALLLSLLLVPALVLAQAPVIEISGANFRPLPLAAPAPVVQEGADKKAAQSFDTAFTYDLTASGIFQVLDRAGFTADAKEGMTAGSINFSRWADVGAESLVKVSLAQDGGALRGELRLFSVATGKEELKVSKDAPAGEPRQLAHTLADALYRHFTREASPFLSRITYVRKAAANRDVYVADWDGMNAQALTKGGTHILPTLSPSGQVAYTSYRKNRPDIYVQSPGGEAKPLVTDGQMATGIAYSPDGKRIAYALAEGESAQIYVAAADGSGAKAITDTPYGLNTSPTWSPDGKRIAFVSNRGGSPQVYVMGADGSGVKRLTFQGNYNQTPDWSPRGDLIAFTARDERNAFDLFTVNVDTGKVTRLTQDQGNNEEPTFSPNGRLIIFSTNRNGGAHLWVMTSEGNNQVPLPMEKGNWLTPDWGTAPAAK